A window from Plasmodium relictum strain SGS1 genome assembly, chromosome: 7 encodes these proteins:
- a CDS encoding glutamine synthetase, putative, whose product MKSVCFSNSFELFEFINDKKNDVEIVACIISNLLGSFYKCFFYVSEITLNKLEKGFPFDSSSIKLCSDTELSDFYLKIDCQTCYIEECGGRNVLNVLGDIKRYNGFDYYKCPRTILKKACDFIKKKGVADNVFIGNELEFFIFDKVNYSLDEYNSYLKIYDRESFCCKNDLSEVYKQNNINKYEGCEESSSFNNYLNDDSKKVKKKCGYFITDPYDTSNIIKHKICRDLNNLNINVQRYHHEVSTSQHELSLKYFDALKNADNIFIAKHVIKKIVNTFNRTATFMPKPIVSDNGTGLHYNISLWKDNKNIFFIDDPSTFFLSKEAFYFMNGIIKHSKALQAFCNSTMNSYKRLVPGFETCQNLFYSFGSRSAVIRLSLINYDNPSEKRIEFRLPDNSNSPHLITAAIILAGYDGIKSKDQPLVPRYLQFSTFNHRCYYFSRVGIKSKDQPLVPLENRDDQFFISSIFYNYVENSEKFKTLTHALSDYDSMHNLKDSPNFHNFFKCKEPEMISFSLAESLEALEKDHDFLTADNIFTEVRKK is encoded by the exons atga AATCTGTATGTTTTTCTAATAGTTTTGAACTCTTTGAGTTTATAAATGATAAGAAGAATGATGTAGAAATAGTTGCATGTATTATTAGCAATCTTTTAGGAAGCTTTTATAAAtgctttttttatgttagtgaaattactttaaataaattagaaaaaggGTTTCCTTTTGATTCATCATCAATTAAATTATGTTCTGATACAGAACTTAGCGATTTTTATCTTAAAATAGACTGTCAAACTTGCTATATTGAAGAATGTGGAGGGAGAAATGTTTTAAACGTCTTAGGTGatattaaaagatataatgGATTTGACTATTATAAGTGCCCTAGAACTATCTTAAAAAAAGCTTGcgatttcattaaaaaaaaaggagtaGCTGATAATGTTTTTATAGGTAATGAACTAgagttttttatatttgataAGGTGAATTATTCTTTAGATGAATATAATTCttatctaaaaatatatgatagAGAATCCTTTTGCtgtaaaaatgatttatctgaagtatataaacaaaataatattaataaatatgaaggATGTGAGGAatcatcttcttttaataattaccTAAATGATGATagtaaaaaagtaaaaaagaaGTGTGGTTATTTTATAACGGATCCTTATGATACTTCCAATATAATTAAGCATAAGATATGTCGGGATTTaaacaatttaaatattaatgtgCAAAGATATCATCATGAAGTATCTACAAGTCAACACGAACTATCATTAAAGTATTTTGATGCATTAAAAAATGctgataatatatttatagcAAAGCATgttatcaaaaaaattgttaacaCTTTTAATAGAACGGCTACCTTTATGCCTAAACCTATAGTTAGTGATAATGGAACTGGTTTACATTATAATATTTCTCTTTggaaagataataaaaacattttttttattgatgaTCCATctaccttttttttatctaaagaagctttttattttatgaatgGAATAATAAAGCATTCAAAGGCATTGCAAGCTTTCTGTAATTCAACTATGAATTCTTATAAAAGATTAGTACCCGGTTTTGAAACATgtcaaaatttattttactcTTTTGGGTCAAGAAGTGCTGTTATAAGGTTATCATTAATCAACTATGATAATCCTTCAGAAAAAAGAATTGAATTTAGACTTCCAGATAATTCCAATTCTCCACATTTAATCACCGCTGCTATTATTTTAGCAGGGTATGATGGAATTAAATCAAAAGATCAACCATTAGTTCCCCGATACTTGCAATTCTCCACATTTAATCACCGCTGCTATTATTTTAGCAGGGTA GGAATTAAATCAAAAGATCAACCATTAGTTCCTCTTGAAAATAGAGATGATCAATTCTTTATATCAagcatattttataattatgttGAAAATTCAGAGAAATTTAAAACACTTACACATGCTTTGTCGGATTATGATTCTATGCATAATTTAAAGGATTCCCCAAATTttcacaatttttttaaatgtaaagAACCAGAAAtgatttctttttctcttgCAGAAAGTTTAGAAGCACTTGAAAAAGATCATGATTTTTTAACTGCcgataatatttttacagAGGTtagaaagaaataa
- the PGK gene encoding phosphoglycerate kinase, putative, giving the protein MIGNKLSLTDVKEIKNKKVLLRVDFNVPIENGIIKDNTRITATLPTINYLKKEGASKIILISHCGRPDGLKNLKYTLKPVAENLKNLLGEDVLFLDDCVGKEVEKKINEAKENSVILLENLRFHIEEEGKGVDENGNKIKAKPEDVEKFQNSLTRLGDIFINDAFGTAHRPHSSMVGIKLNVKASGFLMKKELEYFSKALENPQRPFLAILGGAKVSDKIQLIKNLLDKVDRMIIGGGMAYTFKHVLNKMKIGSSLFDEAGSKIVEDIMKKAKEKNVQIYLPVDFKVADKFSNDANTKIVTEEEGIEDNWMGMDAGHKTIENYKEVILGSKTIIWNGPQGVFEMPNFARGSIECLNLVVEATKRGSISIVGGGDTASLVEQQKKKNEISHVSTGGGASLELLEGKQLPGVQALSNK; this is encoded by the coding sequence ATGATAGGAAATAAATTAAGTTTAACTGACGTAAAAGAGATAAAAAACAAGAAAGTTTTATTAAGAGTTGATTTTAATGTGCCAATAGAAAATGGAATAATTAAAGATAATACAAGAATTACTGCAACATTACCAacaattaattatttaaaaaaggaagGCGCatcaaaaattatattaatatctCATTGTGGTAGACCAGATGGtttaaagaatttaaaatatacattaaaaCCAGTTGctgaaaatttaaagaatttacTTGGTGAAGATGTATTATTCTTGGATGACTGTGTAGGAAAAGAAGtagaaaaaaagattaatGAAGCAAAGGAAAATTCAGttattttattagaaaatttaCGATTTCATATAGAAGAAGAAGGAAAAGGAGTAGATGAAAATGGCaacaaaataaaagcaaAACCAGAAGATGTtgaaaaatttcaaaatagTCTTACAAGATTGGgtgatatttttattaacgaTGCATTTGGTACAGCTCATCGACCTCACAGTAGTATGGTTGGAATAAAATTGAACGTAAAAGCTTCCggatttttaatgaaaaaagaattagaaTATTTTAGTAAAGCATTAGAAAATCCTCAAAGACCATTCTTAGCTATTTTAGGTGGAGCAAAAGTATCTGATAAAATtcaattaattaaaaatttattagacAAAGTTGATAGAATGATCATAGGTGGTGGTATGGCATATACCTTTAAGCatgttttaaataaaatgaaaattggAAGTTCATTATTTGATGAAGCAGGAAGTAAAATAGTAGAGGATATTATGAAGAAAGCAAAAGAGAAAAATGTACAAATTTATTTACCTGTAGACTTTAAAGTAGCAGATAAGTTTTCTAATGATGCCAATACAAAAATAGTAACAGAAGAAGAAGGAATAGAAGATAATTGGATGGGTATGGATGCTGGTCATAAAACtattgaaaattataaagaagtAATTTTGGGATCAAAAACTATTATATGGAATGGACCACAAGGTGTTTTTGAAATGCCTAATTTTGCGAGAGGGAGTATTGAATGTCTTAATCTTGTTGTTGAAGCTACAAAAAGAGGAAGCATTTCTATTGTAGGAGGTGGTGATACAGCTTCATTAGTTGAACagcaaaaaaagaaaaatgaaattagtCATGTATCTACAGGAGGAGGGGCATCACTTGAGCTTTTAGAAGGAAAACAATTACCAGGGGTACAAGCATTATCtaacaaataa
- a CDS encoding pre-mRNA splicing factor, putative, translating into MDSLDNFIKKKKEEIKEIKKNKRWLKQSELEDQKNKEINKFYEKENKKKKIEEYERLKKLNETLDSKHKKSSADIDTEEANIEISLSNKPIIILLRKLKEPIRLFGETDLQRYNRLKELKINKNELKINEQNVFGDVLRGRLKENSLDLIEDNLEDEIDNTNSKDAMNLKVSICEKQNNEKESELDKEKIIYEWIKTTMKEWNEEIENIDDNKKKIKQATYLQTHKDLKPLEKKLKQKTLEPDVLEKIYNIVSCCQKRDFKAAHDGYMLLAIGNAAWPMGVTMVGIHERAGRSKIFTSEVAHILNDETTRKYIQMIKRLLSFCQRKYCTNPSEAVNLSTIHI; encoded by the exons ATGGACTCATTggataattttataaaaaaaaaaaaggaagaaataaaag aaattaaaaaaaataagagatGGCTTAAACAGTCAGAGTTGGAAGATCAGAAAAATAAGGAAATTAacaaattttatgaaaaagaaaataagaaaaaaaaaattgaggAATATGAAAGATTAAAA aaaCTAAATGAAACATTAGATtcaaaacataaaaaaagcaGCGCAGACATAGATACTGAAGAAGCAAACATag aaatatcTTTAAGTAACAAAccaataattatattactaCGGAAATTAAAAGAACCAATTAGGCTATTTGGAGAAACAGATTTACAAAg ATATAATAGGTtgaaagaattaaaaataaataaaaatgagttGAAAATAAATGAACAGAATGTTTTTGGTGATGTCTTAAGAGGAAg attaaaagaaaattctcTTGATTTAATTGAAGATAATTTAGAAGACGAAATTGATAATACCAATTCAAAAGATGCAATGAATTTAAAAGTTTCTATATgtgaaaaacaaaataatgaaaaagaaagtgaattagataaagaaaaaattatatatgaatGGATAAAAACTACTATGAAAGAATGGAATGaagaaattgaaaatattgatgataataaaaaaaaaataaaacaagcTACATATTTGCAAACACATAAGGATTTAAAACctcttgaaaaaaaattaaagcaGAAaac ttTGGAACCTGATGTACTtgagaaaatatataatatagtTTCCTGTTGTCAAAAAAGAGATTTTAAAGCTGCTCATGATgg ttatatGTTACTAGCCATAGGTAACGCTGCTTGGCCTATGGGCGTTACGATGGTTGGCATTCATGAGAGAGCAGGACGttcaaaaatttttacaTCAGAA GTTGcacatattttaaatgatgaaACTACTAGAAAATACATTCAGATGATTAAAAG ATTACTATCTTTTTGTCAAAGAAAATATTGCACAAATCCATCAGAAGCAGTTAATTTATCTACAATTcatatataa